In a genomic window of Gaiellales bacterium:
- a CDS encoding GGDEF and EAL domain-containing protein → MHHSDFTGDAMWDAHRLEALISNVPGAIYRCSPESDWAMQFLSDEIEPITGYPAAEFVESSVRTFASVIHPDDRDLVEHGVGEALERRDAFVLEYRILHADGSVRWVYERGRGIFTAAGEVEFLDGAIFDITARKEAEDRLAYLAYHDALTDLPNRTLFQEHLTTAIATANRNGGAAAVLYIDLDDFKLINDNFGHTIGDELLQEVARRLRRVTRAGDVVARQGGDEFLILVAGRGDARTPRSQAHAHMRSAAERIASKMRDALLDPFMLGDVELVVTASIGASVYPDDADSAEALMKHADIALYAAKDAGRDGFQLYRPSDRDPSRELSLAGRLRHAASRDELELHYQPLVSLADRRTIGAEALIRWNDPDRGLLPPAAFLPVAERTGLIRPITDWVVDEACRQSRDWRNAGHDLFVSVNLPPAFWLPTAIRRVMSTIEAFGLNADRMMMEITEDAVMAQAADLEPVLAELHARGLRLAIDDFGLGHSSLGRLNQLRVSTLKIDRSFTADVPGDRGAAILIETMIGLARNLGLQCLAEGIETEEQLAFLLARGCPLGQGYLFGKPMPAADFAAHLAAQSRSAA, encoded by the coding sequence ATGCACCACTCCGACTTCACCGGCGACGCCATGTGGGACGCGCACCGCCTCGAGGCACTGATCTCCAACGTGCCCGGGGCCATCTACCGCTGCTCGCCGGAGAGCGACTGGGCGATGCAGTTCCTGAGCGACGAGATCGAGCCGATCACAGGCTATCCGGCCGCCGAGTTCGTGGAGAGCAGCGTGCGCACGTTCGCGAGCGTGATCCACCCCGACGACCGCGACCTGGTCGAGCACGGCGTCGGCGAGGCCCTCGAGCGGCGCGACGCGTTCGTGCTCGAGTACCGGATTCTCCACGCCGACGGGTCGGTGCGGTGGGTGTACGAGCGCGGCCGCGGCATCTTCACCGCGGCCGGGGAGGTCGAGTTCCTGGACGGCGCGATCTTCGACATCACCGCCCGCAAGGAGGCGGAGGACCGCCTGGCCTACCTGGCGTACCACGACGCGCTCACCGACCTGCCGAACCGCACGCTGTTCCAGGAGCACCTGACGACGGCCATCGCGACGGCCAACCGCAACGGCGGCGCGGCCGCGGTGCTCTACATCGACCTCGACGACTTCAAGCTCATCAACGACAACTTCGGCCACACGATCGGCGACGAGCTGCTCCAGGAGGTGGCCAGACGCCTGCGCCGCGTCACCCGGGCCGGCGACGTGGTCGCCCGCCAGGGCGGGGACGAGTTCCTCATCCTCGTCGCGGGCCGCGGCGACGCGCGCACGCCGCGCAGCCAGGCGCACGCCCACATGCGCTCCGCGGCGGAGCGGATCGCGTCCAAGATGCGCGACGCGCTGCTCGACCCGTTCATGCTCGGCGACGTCGAGCTCGTCGTCACGGCCAGCATCGGCGCGAGCGTCTATCCCGACGACGCCGACTCGGCCGAGGCGCTCATGAAGCACGCCGACATCGCCCTCTACGCCGCCAAGGACGCGGGCCGCGACGGCTTCCAGCTGTACCGGCCCAGCGACCGCGATCCCAGCCGCGAGCTCTCGCTGGCCGGCCGGCTGCGCCACGCCGCCAGCCGCGACGAGCTCGAGCTCCACTACCAGCCGCTCGTGAGCCTGGCCGACCGCCGCACGATCGGGGCGGAGGCATTGATCCGCTGGAACGACCCCGACCGCGGGCTGCTCCCGCCGGCGGCCTTCCTGCCCGTCGCCGAGCGCACGGGGCTGATCCGCCCGATCACCGACTGGGTGGTCGACGAGGCCTGCCGCCAGAGCCGCGACTGGCGCAACGCCGGCCACGACCTGTTCGTCTCGGTCAACCTGCCGCCGGCCTTCTGGCTGCCGACCGCGATCCGCCGGGTCATGTCGACCATCGAGGCGTTCGGCCTGAACGCCGACCGGATGATGATGGAGATCACCGAGGACGCCGTGATGGCGCAGGCGGCGGACCTCGAGCCCGTGCTCGCGGAGCTCCATGCGCGCGGCCTGCGGCTCGCGATCGACGACTTCGGACTCGGCCATTCGTCGCTCGGGCGGCTCAACCAGCTGCGCGTGAGCACGCTCAAGATCGACCGCAGCTTCACCGCCGACGTGCCCGGCGACCGCGGCGCGGCGATCCTCATCGAGACGATGATCGGGCTCGCCCGAAACCTCGGCCTGCAGTGCCTCGCCGAGGGCATCGAGACGGAGGAGCAGCTGGCGTTCCTGCTCGCCCGCGGCTGCCCGCTAGGCCAGGGGTACCTCTTCGGCAAGCCGATGCCAGCGGCCGACTTCGCGGCCCATCTGGCCGCCCAGAGCCGCAGCGCGGCGTAG
- a CDS encoding C40 family peptidase produces MAVAVSGPAGAAAAAGSPPAQASADAISVVAPGADAAGTALVTAGGAPVKSGPYQDGAAVLASWARAEAALGTGTAPSATANSIDRHVRLLHGAVKARKVWTQTALAVENGAVTDQTTGGVQGLFVLGRRIHVRPGMQVRLHGWGTLDIIASGRTKKGRTITEAIAGLRLTLLHAHDGLPAGTTITLAAASAAVTPPAPPSPKPSPTPKPKPKPKPQPKPKPAPKPHPAHHHPAAPKPKPKPTVHLPHAAHALIHATAGGRARVIKAALEQVGWPYLWGGDSPSEGGFDCSGLVDYAYAHAGMALPGRPTAAVLWQMSAAVGPKHLKPGDLAFLYTRTRAPFHVALYVGAGLVVVAPHTGADVQIEPLSAVPWDGYGRLLRGGLGDGLARSVAMAARRFAHPTPMWLDVSQVVDTPVASAGATFDRRLFLSRTPVATTPVATPQLVPLASVQPADSAGDTGVAGLVLILVVGAAACVVRVPAFTRRSRGD; encoded by the coding sequence TTGGCCGTCGCGGTCTCGGGGCCTGCCGGCGCGGCGGCCGCGGCCGGCTCGCCGCCCGCCCAGGCCTCGGCGGACGCGATCTCCGTGGTCGCGCCGGGCGCCGACGCGGCCGGCACCGCCCTCGTCACCGCCGGCGGCGCGCCCGTGAAGAGCGGCCCCTACCAGGACGGCGCGGCCGTCCTCGCGAGCTGGGCCCGGGCGGAAGCAGCCCTCGGCACCGGCACGGCGCCCTCGGCGACGGCGAACTCGATCGACCGCCACGTGCGCCTGCTCCACGGCGCGGTGAAGGCGCGCAAGGTGTGGACGCAGACCGCCCTCGCGGTCGAGAACGGTGCGGTGACCGACCAGACCACGGGCGGCGTGCAGGGCCTCTTCGTGCTCGGTCGGCGCATCCACGTGCGCCCGGGGATGCAGGTACGCCTGCACGGCTGGGGCACGCTCGACATCATCGCCTCCGGGCGGACGAAGAAGGGCCGCACCATCACCGAGGCGATCGCCGGCCTGCGGCTGACGCTGCTCCACGCCCACGACGGCCTCCCCGCCGGGACGACGATCACCCTCGCGGCGGCGAGCGCCGCCGTCACGCCCCCGGCGCCGCCCTCGCCGAAGCCGAGCCCCACGCCCAAGCCCAAGCCGAAGCCCAAGCCGCAGCCGAAGCCCAAGCCGGCCCCGAAGCCGCACCCGGCGCACCACCACCCGGCCGCGCCGAAGCCGAAGCCGAAGCCGACGGTGCACCTCCCCCACGCGGCGCACGCGCTCATCCACGCCACCGCGGGCGGGCGCGCGCGGGTGATCAAGGCGGCCCTGGAGCAGGTCGGGTGGCCGTACCTGTGGGGCGGCGACAGCCCCTCCGAGGGCGGCTTCGACTGCTCCGGCCTCGTCGACTACGCCTACGCCCACGCCGGCATGGCCCTGCCCGGGCGGCCGACCGCCGCCGTGCTGTGGCAGATGTCCGCCGCCGTCGGCCCCAAGCACCTGAAGCCGGGCGATCTGGCCTTCCTGTACACGCGCACGCGGGCACCGTTCCACGTGGCCCTCTACGTCGGCGCCGGCCTCGTGGTCGTGGCGCCGCACACGGGCGCCGACGTTCAGATCGAGCCGCTGTCCGCGGTGCCGTGGGACGGCTACGGCCGCCTGCTGCGCGGGGGGCTCGGCGACGGCCTCGCCCGCAGCGTCGCGATGGCGGCGCGCCGGTTCGCGCACCCCACCCCGATGTGGCTCGACGTGTCCCAGGTCGTCGACACCCCCGTCGCGAGCGCCGGCGCGACGTTCGACCGCCGGCTCTTCCTGTCCCGCACCCCGGTCGCCACGACCCCCGTGGCGACGCCACAGCTCGTCCCGCTGGCGAGCGTGCAGCCCGCGGACAGCGCCGGCGACACCGGCGTGGCCGGGCTCGTGCTGATCCTGGTCGTCGGTGCAGCCGCCTGCGTCGTGCGCGTCCCCGCGTTCACGCGCCGCTCCCGCGGCGACTGA
- a CDS encoding MFS transporter, with the protein MQVPPRRPRLRWLRAVAVDTGPLRHSRDYRLLALGGFVSGMGTQVTLVALPFQMYVLTGSSFDVGMIGLAELVPLAAMSLLGGALADRTERRRLLQISQLVQLSTSSLLALGAASGGPPVASLYILAGIAAAASGVDRPTRTAIIPSLVGPDEIQPAVAFNYGLAQLTMVIGPALGGIVIAVAGLGWAYALDVATFAAMVGAVALMSRLPAPPRTEGESVLAAVRSGLRFAVRRGELMGSFAADLLAMTFGMPRALFPALALTVYHAGATGVGLLYAALSAGATLAAFATGWLAHVRRLGRIVVFAIAAWGVAVTLAGLTHSLWVAMACLACAGAADSVSAVCRSAIMLIATPDAMRGRMSSIFTLVVAGGPRVGDVESGSIAAAVGTRAAVVSGGLLCILGLVPIVALFPAFWRYGEEDGTPAEAPAGA; encoded by the coding sequence ATGCAGGTTCCCCCACGCCGGCCGCGGTTGCGCTGGCTGCGCGCGGTCGCGGTCGACACCGGGCCGCTGCGCCACTCGCGGGACTACCGCCTGCTTGCGCTGGGAGGCTTCGTTTCGGGCATGGGCACCCAGGTGACCCTCGTGGCGCTGCCCTTCCAGATGTACGTGCTGACGGGGTCGTCGTTCGACGTCGGGATGATCGGCCTGGCGGAGCTGGTGCCGCTGGCGGCGATGTCGCTGCTCGGCGGCGCGCTCGCCGACCGCACCGAGCGCCGCCGCCTGCTCCAGATCTCCCAGCTCGTCCAGCTCTCGACGTCGTCGCTGCTCGCGCTCGGCGCGGCGTCCGGCGGCCCACCGGTGGCGTCCCTCTACATCCTCGCCGGCATCGCGGCGGCCGCATCCGGCGTCGACCGGCCGACGCGCACGGCGATCATCCCAAGCCTCGTCGGGCCGGACGAGATCCAGCCCGCGGTGGCCTTCAACTACGGCCTGGCGCAGCTGACGATGGTGATCGGGCCGGCGCTCGGCGGGATCGTGATCGCAGTCGCCGGTCTCGGCTGGGCCTACGCGCTCGACGTGGCCACGTTCGCGGCCATGGTCGGCGCAGTCGCGCTCATGTCCCGCCTGCCGGCGCCGCCGCGGACGGAGGGCGAGTCGGTGCTCGCGGCCGTGCGCTCGGGCCTGCGCTTCGCCGTGCGCCGCGGCGAGCTCATGGGCAGCTTCGCGGCCGACCTGCTGGCGATGACCTTCGGGATGCCGCGGGCGCTCTTCCCCGCCCTGGCGCTCACGGTCTACCACGCCGGCGCGACGGGCGTGGGCCTGCTCTACGCGGCCCTCTCGGCCGGCGCCACGCTGGCCGCGTTCGCGACCGGATGGCTCGCGCACGTGCGCCGGCTGGGCCGGATCGTCGTCTTCGCGATCGCGGCCTGGGGCGTGGCGGTGACGCTGGCCGGGCTCACACACAGCCTCTGGGTTGCGATGGCCTGCCTCGCGTGCGCCGGCGCCGCCGACAGCGTGAGCGCCGTCTGCCGCAGCGCGATCATGCTGATCGCGACGCCCGACGCGATGCGCGGCCGGATGTCGTCGATCTTCACGCTCGTGGTGGCGGGCGGCCCCCGCGTCGGCGACGTCGAGTCCGGCTCGATCGCGGCGGCAGTGGGCACCCGCGCGGCCGTCGTGTCAGGCGGCCTCCTCTGCATCCTCGGGCTGGTGCCGATCGTGGCGCTCTTCCCCGCGTTCTGGCGCTACGGCGAGGAGGACGGCACCCCCGCCGAGGCGCCGGCGGGCGCCTGA
- a CDS encoding cytidylate kinase-like family protein: protein MVIVTISWQIGIDGERVGALLGERLGVPVVDGEVVDAVMHALRTGRADAADMERFVPTWSANLAVSLLATAGMPAARADVIRAECAHTAVEAVIREAAKRSCVIMGRGGFAILADHPGACHVRLTAPAAWRAARLAACECLPAEQAERRIESDDRNRAAFVRHYHHRRIDDPANFHLLLAAERFRPDELVEVIATAAARGVAAPSPAALSQPV from the coding sequence GTGGTGATCGTCACCATCTCGTGGCAGATCGGGATCGACGGCGAGCGAGTGGGCGCCCTGCTGGGCGAGCGGTTGGGGGTGCCCGTCGTCGACGGCGAGGTGGTCGACGCCGTGATGCACGCGCTCCGGACGGGCCGGGCCGACGCCGCCGACATGGAGCGGTTCGTCCCCACGTGGAGCGCCAATCTGGCCGTGTCGCTGCTCGCCACGGCCGGGATGCCCGCCGCCCGCGCCGACGTCATCCGGGCCGAGTGCGCCCACACCGCGGTCGAGGCGGTCATCCGCGAGGCGGCCAAGCGCTCGTGCGTGATCATGGGCCGGGGCGGGTTCGCGATCCTGGCCGACCACCCCGGCGCGTGCCACGTGCGCCTCACGGCGCCGGCCGCCTGGCGGGCCGCCCGGCTGGCGGCCTGCGAGTGCCTCCCGGCCGAGCAGGCCGAGCGCAGGATCGAGTCCGACGACCGCAACCGGGCCGCCTTTGTGCGCCACTACCACCATCGCCGCATCGACGACCCGGCCAACTTCCACCTCCTGCTCGCGGCCGAGCGGTTCCGGCCCGACGAGCTCGTCGAGGTGATCGCGACCGCCGCCGCCCGCGGCGTGGCCGCGCCGTCGCCGGCCGCCCTCTCCCAGCCCGTCTAG
- a CDS encoding HemK family protein methyltransferase — MPQLADRLAAAGFLSAREEAEELRARAGGDDRLLEELVERRLSGEPLAWLVGSAAFCGLRVRVHPRVYVPRPHTEALALRAAERLPARGTAVDLCTGSGAVAAVLIDRRPAAMVIATDVDERAVACARSNGVDARQGDLFGPLPAALRDRVDVVTAVVPYVPTAALASLQRDTFAHESALAYDGGPDGTAILRRALEGGRAVLRPGGALLLELGGDQADLLAGDLARLGFGDVSVLADEDGDLRGIEATLAG; from the coding sequence ATGCCGCAGCTCGCCGACCGGCTGGCCGCCGCCGGCTTCCTCAGCGCCCGCGAGGAGGCCGAGGAGCTGCGGGCCCGGGCCGGCGGGGACGACCGGTTGCTGGAGGAGCTCGTCGAGCGCCGGCTCTCCGGGGAGCCGCTGGCCTGGCTCGTCGGCAGCGCCGCGTTCTGCGGCCTGCGGGTGCGGGTCCACCCGCGGGTCTACGTGCCCCGGCCGCACACCGAGGCGCTCGCGCTGCGCGCGGCCGAGCGGCTGCCGGCGCGGGGGACGGCCGTCGACCTCTGTACCGGGTCCGGCGCGGTCGCGGCCGTGCTCATCGACCGCCGGCCGGCCGCCATGGTGATCGCGACCGACGTGGACGAGCGGGCCGTCGCCTGCGCGCGGTCGAACGGCGTCGACGCGCGCCAGGGCGACCTGTTCGGCCCCCTGCCGGCTGCCCTGCGCGACCGGGTCGACGTCGTGACGGCCGTCGTCCCCTACGTCCCCACCGCGGCGCTCGCGTCGCTCCAGCGCGACACCTTCGCCCACGAGTCGGCGCTCGCCTACGACGGCGGGCCGGACGGCACGGCGATCCTGCGCCGCGCGCTCGAGGGCGGCCGCGCCGTGCTGCGGCCGGGCGGCGCGCTCCTGCTCGAGCTGGGCGGTGACCAGGCCGATCTGCTGGCCGGCGACCTCGCCCGGCTCGGCTTCGGCGACGTCTCCGTGCTGGCCGACGAGGACGGCGACCTGCGCGGGATCGAGGCCACGCTGGCCGGTTGA
- the glnA gene encoding type I glutamate--ammonia ligase has protein sequence METIPTAADDLRAEVIRRVKDEDITFVQLWFTDLVGRLKSFAITQRELENAITHGMGFDGSSVTGFNAIEESDMIAMPDPTSFRVLPWSSGDRSVARMICDIRTPAGEPYFADSRHVLRCALDRMRSLGFDAFNVGPELEFFYFRMDEEGRPHPLDAGGYFEETTADASVDLRKHTVLALEQMGIPIEYLHHEVGPSQHEIDMRYSPGLDMADHCITYRSVVKEVAKRHGVYATFMPKPLFGVNGSGMHTHQSLFTAGENAFYDGDDRWYLSDIAKSFIAGQLRHAREISLLFAQWANSYKRLVPGYEAPVYIAWSQRNRSALIRVPLYHPGKAAATRAEIRCPDPACNPYLAFAALLHAGLEGIEQGYELPDPMETNLYTLSKPERHALGIESLPESLGEAIDLAEESPLVEKALGFELRDRLIALKREEWDEYRVQVSEWELARYLPTL, from the coding sequence ATGGAAACGATCCCAACCGCGGCGGACGACCTGCGCGCCGAGGTGATCAGGCGGGTGAAGGACGAGGACATCACCTTCGTCCAGCTGTGGTTCACCGATCTGGTCGGACGGCTGAAGAGCTTCGCCATCACCCAGCGCGAGCTCGAGAACGCGATCACGCACGGTATGGGCTTCGACGGCTCGTCCGTGACCGGGTTCAACGCGATCGAGGAGTCGGACATGATCGCGATGCCCGACCCGACGTCGTTCCGGGTGCTGCCCTGGAGCTCGGGCGACCGGTCGGTGGCGCGCATGATCTGCGACATCCGCACGCCCGCCGGCGAGCCCTACTTCGCCGACTCCCGCCACGTCCTGCGCTGCGCGCTCGACCGCATGCGCTCGCTCGGCTTCGACGCCTTCAACGTCGGCCCCGAGCTCGAGTTCTTCTACTTCCGCATGGACGAGGAGGGGCGCCCGCACCCGCTCGACGCCGGCGGCTACTTCGAGGAGACGACCGCCGACGCGTCGGTCGACCTGCGCAAGCACACGGTGCTCGCGCTCGAGCAGATGGGCATCCCCATCGAGTACCTCCACCACGAGGTCGGGCCGAGCCAGCACGAGATCGACATGCGCTACTCCCCCGGTCTCGACATGGCCGACCACTGCATCACCTACCGCAGCGTGGTCAAGGAGGTCGCCAAGCGCCACGGCGTCTACGCGACCTTCATGCCGAAGCCGCTCTTCGGCGTGAACGGCTCGGGCATGCACACGCACCAGTCGCTCTTCACCGCCGGCGAGAACGCGTTCTACGACGGCGACGACCGCTGGTACCTGTCCGACATCGCCAAGAGCTTCATCGCCGGCCAGCTGCGGCACGCGCGCGAGATCTCGCTCCTCTTCGCGCAGTGGGCGAACAGCTACAAGCGGCTGGTACCGGGCTACGAGGCGCCGGTCTACATCGCCTGGTCGCAGCGCAACCGCTCGGCGCTGATCCGGGTGCCGCTCTACCACCCCGGCAAGGCGGCGGCCACCCGGGCCGAGATCCGCTGTCCCGACCCGGCCTGCAACCCGTACCTGGCGTTCGCGGCGCTGCTGCACGCCGGGCTCGAGGGGATCGAGCAGGGTTACGAGCTGCCCGACCCGATGGAGACGAACCTGTACACGCTTTCGAAGCCGGAGCGGCACGCGCTCGGGATCGAGTCGCTGCCCGAGTCGCTCGGCGAGGCGATCGACCTGGCCGAGGAGTCGCCGCTGGTCGAGAAGGCGCTCGGCTTCGAGCTGCGCGACCGCCTGATCGCGCTCAAGCGCGAGGAGTGGGACGAGTACCGCGTGCAGGTGAGCGAGTGGGAGCTCGCGCGCTACCTGCCGACGCTCTAG
- a CDS encoding GAF domain-containing protein — MSTTSDRATRHVELLTDTVAAVSSSLDLAEVLERIASRVADAMATDACFLYLYEETTGMLELRATHGTRFDDPAHRPRMRPGEGITGAAAELRHPVMIAAQAHLDRRFRAFPNLPEDEYESILAVPVLARDHLAGALNVRTREPRAFSDEEVALLSAIAGQVGQAIENAKLYERSQRRVAELEALAEISRSMTSSLYLDDVLRDISESTCRALRAQECAVVLDSEDGPAVAYSSGAGRGEEELIALAARAPFAAETAAAEPLSWKQGGIGSLVVSCDTPRTWAPEELSLLRTVAHQGAAAVASARSALRGLLAQEIHHRVKNNLQTVASLLRLQLRSAGDPAAEKALRESVNRICSIAEVHDLLTSSRVDGVDCAGLVGRLQAMLGTGTPERPVRAQLEPVPLPGDRATALALVFCELHSNAVEHGAGAVGAELRRDGDDVVLVVTDEGTGPAPESGDGLGLTIARTLVRDQLAGELELVADGGGKAVARFPAES, encoded by the coding sequence ATGAGCACGACGTCGGACCGTGCCACCCGGCACGTCGAGCTCCTGACCGACACGGTCGCGGCAGTCAGCTCGAGCCTGGACCTGGCCGAAGTGCTCGAGCGGATCGCCTCGCGCGTCGCCGACGCGATGGCCACCGACGCGTGCTTCCTCTACCTCTACGAAGAGACAACCGGGATGCTCGAGCTGCGGGCGACGCACGGCACCCGCTTCGACGATCCCGCCCACCGGCCGCGCATGCGCCCGGGCGAGGGCATCACGGGCGCCGCGGCGGAGCTGCGGCATCCGGTGATGATCGCCGCCCAGGCGCACCTCGACCGGCGCTTCCGCGCCTTCCCCAACCTGCCCGAGGACGAGTACGAGTCGATCCTGGCCGTGCCCGTCCTCGCCCGCGACCACCTCGCCGGCGCGCTCAACGTGCGCACGCGCGAGCCGCGGGCCTTCTCCGACGAGGAGGTGGCGCTGCTCTCGGCGATCGCCGGCCAGGTCGGCCAGGCGATCGAGAACGCGAAGCTCTACGAGCGCTCCCAGCGGCGGGTGGCCGAGCTCGAGGCGCTCGCCGAGATCTCCCGCTCGATGACCTCGTCGCTCTACCTCGACGACGTGCTGCGCGACATCTCCGAGAGCACCTGCCGGGCGCTGCGCGCGCAGGAGTGCGCCGTCGTGCTCGACTCCGAGGACGGCCCCGCCGTCGCCTACAGCTCCGGCGCCGGCCGCGGCGAGGAGGAGCTGATCGCGCTGGCGGCGCGGGCGCCGTTCGCCGCCGAGACGGCCGCGGCGGAGCCGCTCTCGTGGAAGCAGGGCGGGATCGGGTCGCTGGTCGTCTCGTGCGACACGCCGCGCACCTGGGCGCCGGAGGAGCTCTCGCTGCTGCGCACGGTCGCCCACCAGGGCGCCGCCGCGGTCGCGTCGGCCCGCTCCGCGCTGCGCGGCCTGCTCGCCCAGGAGATCCACCACCGGGTCAAGAACAACCTGCAGACGGTGGCGTCGCTCCTGCGGCTGCAGCTGCGCTCGGCCGGCGACCCGGCCGCCGAGAAGGCGCTGCGCGAGAGCGTGAACCGGATCTGCTCGATCGCCGAGGTGCACGACCTGCTCACCTCGTCGCGGGTCGACGGCGTCGACTGCGCCGGGCTCGTCGGCCGGCTCCAGGCGATGCTCGGCACCGGGACGCCCGAGCGGCCGGTGCGGGCGCAGCTCGAGCCGGTGCCGCTCCCGGGCGACCGGGCCACGGCGCTGGCGCTCGTCTTCTGCGAGCTGCACTCGAACGCCGTCGAGCACGGCGCCGGTGCGGTGGGTGCCGAGCTGCGGCGCGACGGTGACGACGTCGTGCTGGTCGTGACGGACGAGGGCACCGGGCCGGCGCCCGAGAGCGGCGACGGCCTCGGCCTCACGATCGCGCGCACACTGGTGCGCGACCAGCTGGCCGGCGAGCTCGAGCTGGTGGCGGACGGCGGCGGGAAGGCGGTGGCCCGGTTTCCGGCCGAGTCCTGA
- a CDS encoding response regulator: MLARAGFEVVAEARDGGEAIDLARATTPDLALLDVRMPGVDGIDAARAMLEERPIPIVMITAYSQRDVVARAVEAGVFGYLVKPFREADLVPAIETARARHAELLAVRAESDSLRDALAVRKTIERAKGLLMERDGLTESEAFGRMRAAAQRTGKTLQDIAEAVSETYAPR, encoded by the coding sequence ATGCTGGCGCGGGCCGGATTCGAGGTCGTCGCCGAGGCCCGTGACGGCGGTGAGGCGATCGACCTGGCGCGCGCGACGACGCCCGACCTGGCGCTGCTCGACGTGCGCATGCCGGGGGTGGACGGGATCGACGCCGCCCGGGCGATGCTCGAGGAGCGGCCGATCCCGATCGTCATGATCACCGCCTACTCGCAGCGCGACGTCGTCGCCCGGGCGGTCGAGGCGGGCGTCTTCGGCTACCTGGTGAAGCCGTTCCGGGAGGCCGACCTCGTCCCGGCGATCGAGACCGCCCGCGCCCGCCATGCCGAGCTGCTGGCGGTGCGGGCCGAGTCGGACTCGCTGCGCGACGCCCTGGCCGTCCGCAAGACGATCGAGCGGGCCAAGGGCCTCCTCATGGAGCGCGACGGCCTCACCGAGTCCGAGGCGTTCGGGCGGATGCGCGCAGCGGCGCAGCGCACCGGGAAGACGCTCCAGGACATCGCCGAGGCCGTCAGCGAGACCTACGCTCCGCGCTGA
- a CDS encoding TIGR03619 family F420-dependent LLM class oxidoreductase translates to MARVVMVLSENWTLTSPRDLPALVELAVVAEAAGVDTVMLSEHVVLGPSAGAAGRMENPRDYAAPGNQDPDTPWPDSVVLAAAIAARTTTLRVALAAIIAPLRHPLLLAKQLATLDLLAGGRLVVQPTVSWAEEEYAALGVPFGQRGAILDEQLAAMHAAWTQSPAAFAGKHFAFGDVYCEPRPFHAGGPRMWFGGQSLHPALLRRIARYGSGFHPFGTPTDADLARLAEAMRAAGRDVAELEMVGGIRGRFAAPDAVADLDEALADVPAQLARGFTSICFKPSMYTDERAEVGAISRRVVEAVAAAAAGA, encoded by the coding sequence ATGGCGCGGGTGGTCATGGTGCTTTCCGAGAACTGGACGCTCACGTCGCCCCGCGATCTTCCCGCGCTCGTCGAGCTGGCGGTCGTCGCGGAGGCGGCGGGCGTCGACACGGTGATGCTCTCCGAGCACGTCGTCCTCGGCCCCTCGGCCGGCGCGGCCGGGCGGATGGAGAACCCACGTGACTACGCGGCGCCGGGGAACCAGGATCCCGACACGCCCTGGCCCGACTCGGTCGTGCTGGCCGCGGCGATCGCCGCGCGGACGACGACCCTGCGCGTGGCGCTCGCCGCGATCATCGCGCCACTGCGCCATCCGCTGCTGCTGGCGAAGCAGCTCGCCACCCTCGACCTGCTCGCCGGGGGACGGCTGGTCGTACAGCCGACCGTGAGCTGGGCCGAGGAGGAGTACGCGGCGCTCGGCGTCCCGTTCGGGCAGCGGGGCGCGATCCTCGACGAGCAGCTCGCCGCGATGCACGCGGCCTGGACGCAGTCGCCTGCGGCGTTCGCCGGCAAGCACTTCGCGTTCGGCGACGTCTACTGCGAGCCGCGGCCGTTCCACGCCGGCGGCCCCCGGATGTGGTTCGGCGGCCAGTCGCTCCACCCGGCCCTGCTCCGCCGGATCGCCCGCTACGGCAGCGGATTCCACCCGTTCGGCACGCCGACCGACGCCGATCTGGCCCGCCTGGCGGAGGCCATGCGGGCCGCCGGGCGCGACGTCGCGGAGCTCGAGATGGTCGGCGGCATCCGCGGCCGCTTCGCCGCGCCCGACGCCGTCGCCGACCTCGACGAGGCGCTCGCCGACGTGCCGGCGCAGCTCGCCCGCGGGTTCACATCGATCTGCTTCAAGCCGTCGATGTACACGGATGAGCGCGCCGAGGTCGGGGCGATCTCGCGGCGCGTCGTCGAGGCCGTCGCGGCCGCCGCCGCCGGCGCCTGA